In Hydrogenovibrio thermophilus, the following are encoded in one genomic region:
- a CDS encoding DUF1365 domain-containing protein, translating into MPSALYDGQVMHQRFGDVPYRFKYRVLGLKIDIDRFEEEVRPLRWLSLNRFNLIQVNTADFGARNGQAWREWINELLKQYAIDTPPNRVELVCIPRLLGMAFNPLAVWYAFDADDRLIAIIGEVSNTFGQRHHYVLANQGQPLDEQAHTIQSCAEKRFHVSPFIGMNSHYEFRFAAPGEHYRLGIKQFEDGTPRLLATQSGKQQPLKDSVLLKAFLRFPFHALKVLGLIHWWALKIWLRGGKFHRTPEHLNDIQHSHSEMTLCSK; encoded by the coding sequence ATGCCTAGCGCCCTCTACGACGGCCAAGTCATGCACCAACGCTTTGGCGATGTACCGTATCGTTTCAAATACCGGGTATTGGGCCTTAAAATCGACATTGACCGTTTCGAAGAGGAAGTGCGGCCACTGCGCTGGCTCTCACTGAACCGCTTCAACCTGATTCAAGTCAACACCGCGGATTTCGGGGCACGAAACGGCCAGGCCTGGCGGGAATGGATAAATGAACTGTTAAAGCAATACGCCATCGACACGCCGCCAAACCGAGTGGAACTGGTCTGCATCCCACGGTTACTGGGAATGGCTTTCAACCCCTTGGCGGTCTGGTACGCCTTTGATGCCGACGACCGACTCATCGCCATCATCGGCGAAGTCAGCAACACCTTTGGGCAGAGGCATCATTACGTGCTCGCCAATCAGGGACAACCGCTGGACGAACAGGCACACACCATCCAAAGCTGTGCGGAAAAACGTTTTCACGTTTCGCCGTTTATCGGCATGAACAGCCATTACGAATTCCGCTTCGCCGCCCCGGGTGAACACTATCGACTCGGCATCAAACAATTCGAAGACGGTACTCCCCGCCTGCTCGCCACCCAATCCGGCAAACAACAGCCCTTGAAAGACAGCGTGCTACTGAAAGCCTTCCTGCGCTTTCCGTTCCACGCCCTCAAAGTGCTGGGACTGATTCACTGGTGGGCGCTGAAAATCTGGCTACGCGGCGGGAAATTTCACCGCACCCCGGAACACTTGAACGACATTCAACACAGCCACTCGGAGATGACACTATGTTCAAAATAA
- a CDS encoding SAM-dependent methyltransferase — MFKIITHPLEQLLPNFVWQRLIKRLPFDRIQFGSLTIRYRNEAYRFEGTENGVHADLTITAMLRFLFLLKTQGELGVTQAYVEHTIDSPSLYHLMTFAHQNRQALAHLLNAQKPLGWWHLWQHRRRHNSLQNSRRNIAAHYDLGNDFYRRWLDSGMTYSSGIFENDSTDLAQSQRRKYQRIFEQLDLQPGETILEIGCGWGGFLEAAAQRNVRTKGLTLSTEQRQYAEERLAKQELSVFAQPVLQDYRHETGQYDHIVSIEMFEAVGREYWDTYFTQLQQNLKPGGKAVLQIITIDEAVAEDYQNSVDFIQAYIFPGGLLPSLTQLKQLAVRHHFDWLDDFAFGQDYATTLQHWQTEFNKHTLALESLGYDVHFRRLWRYYLDYCRVGFEQEHISVYQITLQKQSPQEVCAC, encoded by the coding sequence ATGTTCAAAATAATCACTCATCCGCTCGAACAACTCCTGCCGAACTTTGTCTGGCAACGGCTGATTAAACGCCTGCCGTTCGACCGCATTCAATTCGGCAGCTTGACCATCCGTTACCGCAATGAAGCCTATCGCTTTGAAGGCACCGAAAACGGCGTCCACGCCGATCTGACCATCACCGCCATGTTGCGTTTTCTGTTTTTATTGAAAACCCAGGGCGAACTCGGCGTCACCCAGGCGTACGTCGAACACACCATCGACAGCCCGTCTCTGTACCACCTGATGACCTTCGCTCACCAGAACCGGCAAGCGCTGGCGCATCTGCTAAACGCCCAAAAGCCACTCGGTTGGTGGCATCTGTGGCAACACCGCCGTCGGCATAATTCCCTGCAAAACAGTCGCCGCAACATCGCCGCCCACTACGACCTCGGCAACGATTTTTATCGCCGGTGGCTGGACTCGGGCATGACCTATTCCAGCGGTATTTTCGAAAACGATTCGACGGATTTGGCCCAAAGCCAACGCCGCAAATACCAACGCATTTTCGAACAACTCGACCTGCAACCGGGCGAAACGATTCTGGAAATCGGTTGCGGCTGGGGCGGTTTTCTGGAAGCCGCGGCGCAACGCAATGTGCGAACCAAAGGCTTAACCCTGTCGACAGAGCAACGGCAATACGCGGAAGAACGCCTCGCCAAACAGGAACTCTCCGTCTTTGCCCAACCGGTGTTACAGGATTACCGTCACGAAACCGGGCAATACGACCACATCGTGAGCATTGAAATGTTCGAAGCCGTCGGTCGCGAGTATTGGGACACCTACTTCACGCAACTGCAGCAAAACCTCAAACCGGGCGGCAAGGCGGTGTTGCAAATCATCACCATCGACGAAGCCGTGGCGGAAGACTACCAAAACAGCGTGGATTTCATCCAGGCCTACATTTTCCCGGGCGGTCTGCTTCCAAGCCTGACGCAACTGAAACAGCTGGCGGTGCGCCACCATTTTGACTGGCTGGACGACTTCGCTTTCGGGCAGGATTACGCCACCACCCTGCAACACTGGCAAACCGAATTCAATAAACACACGCTCGCCCTCGAATCGCTCGGATACGACGTGCATTTCCGCCGATTGTGGCGTTATTACCTGGATTATTGTCGGGTTGGGTTTGAGCAGGAACACATTTCCGTCTACCAAATCACCTTACAAAAACAATCCCCACAGGAGGTGTGCGCGTGTTGA
- a CDS encoding DUF3833 domain-containing protein — translation MLKRILLCLMPLTLTACSHTPVSQYASLEPKFDLFEYFAGNTQAWGQFQNRSGELVRRFTVDITGTVSRTEDGLPQLILDERFVYDDGERQTRIWTIVETAPNQYLGQAGDVIGFARGESAGPALNWQYTLDLPYQDSTIHVQFDDWMYLQDATTLINRAEVTKWGFKVGEVTLFFRKGGSA, via the coding sequence GTGTTGAAACGTATACTGTTGTGCCTCATGCCCTTAACCCTGACCGCTTGCAGTCACACACCGGTCAGCCAGTACGCATCGCTGGAACCCAAGTTCGACTTGTTTGAATACTTTGCCGGAAACACCCAGGCCTGGGGACAATTCCAGAACCGCAGCGGCGAACTGGTACGCCGTTTCACGGTGGACATTACCGGGACCGTGTCCCGAACCGAAGACGGTTTGCCGCAACTGATCCTCGACGAACGTTTCGTCTATGACGACGGGGAACGCCAAACCCGCATCTGGACCATCGTCGAAACCGCCCCAAACCAGTATCTCGGGCAAGCCGGTGACGTCATCGGGTTCGCCCGTGGGGAATCCGCCGGCCCGGCGCTGAACTGGCAATACACCCTTGATTTACCGTATCAGGACAGCACCATCCACGTTCAGTTTGACGACTGGATGTACCTACAAGACGCCACCACGCTGATTAATCGGGCGGAGGTGACGAAATGGGGCTTCAAAGTCGGGGAAGTGACCTTGTTTTTCCGTAAAGGCGGCAGCGCATGA
- a CDS encoding chalcone isomerase family protein, producing the protein MKRLLVFVFSGLGLSSGLAQTVALQPVGQATGYWAGLIPVYDATLWAQPGTTQTDLLSDQTPLKLELCYRVGLTEKEFIEAADQALPKQLPVALRLATERLHQHYEAVQPKDCYELAYQPETGVQLRLNNKLKYQDRTQGFKAVYFGIWLGDTPLSEAVKTDLTDALPTTSN; encoded by the coding sequence ATGAAGCGCCTACTCGTGTTCGTTTTTAGCGGCCTCGGTTTATCGTCAGGCCTGGCGCAAACCGTTGCGCTCCAGCCGGTCGGCCAAGCCACCGGTTACTGGGCCGGGCTGATTCCGGTTTACGACGCCACCCTCTGGGCCCAGCCCGGCACCACGCAAACAGATCTTTTGTCCGACCAAACTCCATTGAAACTCGAACTGTGCTATCGCGTTGGCCTCACTGAAAAGGAATTCATCGAGGCCGCCGACCAAGCCCTGCCCAAACAACTTCCGGTCGCCCTGCGTCTGGCAACCGAACGGTTGCACCAGCACTATGAAGCCGTGCAACCGAAGGACTGTTATGAATTGGCGTATCAACCGGAAACCGGCGTACAATTACGTTTAAACAACAAACTGAAATACCAGGATCGCACGCAAGGCTTCAAAGCGGTTTATTTCGGCATTTGGCTGGGTGACACCCCCTTATCCGAAGCCGTCAAAACCGATTTGACCGACGCCTTGCCAACAACATCCAATTGA
- a CDS encoding cryptochrome/photolyase family protein: MTTLVWLQRELRLQHHPALETALSSAAQNDDAVIVAYFHDPKHTVGDANSAWLADSLLDLKQRLANQSGALWLIEGDFAERFQTLLDTYSIKRVHYTFQLGAPFKTLQQTALTICKERNVTLTPFETENWLPYETVRNQSGQPYKVFTPFYNALMQRIGDVEPFDETPLDFRVTARIDCPPEHDRLPQHLSALRNQPWAEKILKHWQVGEVQAWQKVDDFVENRLSHYAHDRDFPALAATSELSPHLHFGELHSRAVLLSLSPLNPDTPTAAAGWIRQLAWREFARAILWHFPDTETTPFQPKFQGFFTPLSEQDEAHQDFYQAWCRGETGVPMIDAGMKQLWETGWMHNRVRMLVASWLTKNADIDWRAGEHWFRHTLVDADPANNVMGWQWVAGCGVDAAPYYRLFNPIRQSEKFDADGRYLRQWLPTLANWRSKRIHAPWISGAQPDLWSETPEPIVDLEASRQRHLEKVQALKQRRLQD; the protein is encoded by the coding sequence ATGACGACATTGGTTTGGCTCCAACGCGAATTACGGCTTCAGCATCACCCGGCGCTGGAAACCGCTTTAAGCTCCGCCGCCCAAAACGACGATGCGGTGATTGTCGCCTATTTTCATGACCCGAAACACACCGTCGGCGACGCCAACTCGGCCTGGCTGGCGGACAGTTTGCTCGACCTGAAACAGCGCCTGGCCAACCAAAGCGGTGCCTTGTGGTTAATCGAAGGCGACTTTGCCGAGCGTTTTCAAACCTTGCTCGACACTTATTCAATCAAACGGGTGCATTACACCTTCCAACTGGGCGCCCCCTTTAAAACCCTGCAACAAACCGCGCTGACCATCTGCAAAGAACGGAACGTCACCTTAACGCCCTTCGAGACCGAAAACTGGCTGCCTTATGAAACGGTTCGCAACCAATCCGGCCAACCTTATAAAGTCTTCACCCCCTTTTACAACGCCCTGATGCAACGCATCGGCGACGTCGAGCCTTTCGACGAAACGCCATTGGACTTCCGTGTCACGGCGCGCATTGACTGCCCACCGGAACACGACCGCCTGCCGCAACATTTGTCGGCGCTTCGCAATCAACCCTGGGCGGAGAAAATCCTCAAACATTGGCAGGTCGGCGAAGTGCAGGCCTGGCAAAAAGTGGATGATTTCGTTGAAAACCGTTTGTCGCATTATGCCCATGACCGCGATTTTCCGGCCTTGGCCGCCACCAGCGAACTCTCCCCGCACCTGCATTTCGGCGAACTCCATAGCCGGGCGGTTTTACTGAGCTTATCACCGCTCAACCCCGATACCCCCACTGCGGCGGCGGGCTGGATTCGCCAGTTGGCGTGGCGCGAATTCGCCCGCGCCATCCTGTGGCATTTTCCCGACACCGAAACCACACCTTTTCAACCCAAATTCCAAGGCTTTTTCACCCCGTTATCGGAACAGGATGAAGCACATCAAGATTTCTACCAGGCCTGGTGCCGCGGTGAAACCGGCGTGCCCATGATTGACGCCGGCATGAAACAACTTTGGGAAACCGGCTGGATGCACAACCGGGTGCGGATGCTGGTGGCTTCCTGGCTCACCAAAAACGCCGACATCGATTGGCGGGCCGGCGAACACTGGTTTCGCCACACGTTGGTGGATGCCGACCCGGCCAATAATGTGATGGGCTGGCAATGGGTGGCCGGTTGCGGCGTGGATGCCGCGCCCTATTACCGGCTGTTCAACCCGATTCGTCAAAGCGAGAAATTCGATGCCGACGGTCGCTATCTCAGACAGTGGTTACCGACCTTGGCCAACTGGCGGAGCAAACGGATACACGCGCCCTGGATCAGCGGCGCACAACCCGATCTATGGTCGGAGACACCCGAACCTATCGTGGATCTGGAGGCCAGCCGTCAACGTCACTTGGAAAAGGTTCAGGCGCTGAAACAACGGCGCCTGCAAGATTGA
- a CDS encoding MerR family transcriptional regulator, translated as MNTKTSDARLVPIREVAKITGLNPITLRAWERRYGLIEPVRTESGHRLYTPEHIEMLQEAIQLTEQGIPISQIKALLPEPKASLPDQNGDIATQLKTTTQQQDLDSLNALLDTLLADFPDNFWMDTLINTHLMLRDEEAAVVVFWESVLLPRLYSRLYLTQRHRRRRSGTSVWVQNLAPQDAVLKALIALQLEQAGRRPLLCSWTLQPDAQAATQLEANRCADIAVIAGASDADLKNAQAWQKWAEAHPGLSVQMFMPSGSKAPNDAADFSVSYLGTSTH; from the coding sequence ATGAATACGAAGACATCCGACGCCCGCCTCGTTCCCATCCGAGAAGTGGCCAAAATCACCGGCTTGAACCCCATCACCCTGCGTGCCTGGGAAAGACGTTATGGTTTGATTGAACCGGTGCGCACCGAATCCGGCCACCGTCTTTACACCCCCGAACACATCGAAATGCTACAAGAAGCCATCCAGCTCACCGAACAGGGCATTCCCATCAGCCAAATCAAAGCGCTGCTTCCGGAGCCTAAAGCGTCCTTGCCGGATCAGAACGGCGACATTGCAACGCAATTGAAGACCACGACACAACAGCAGGATTTGGACAGCCTCAATGCACTACTCGACACCTTGCTGGCGGACTTTCCGGACAATTTTTGGATGGACACACTGATCAACACCCATCTGATGCTGCGTGACGAGGAAGCGGCCGTGGTGGTTTTCTGGGAAAGTGTCTTACTACCGAGGTTGTATTCCCGCCTGTATTTGACGCAACGCCATCGCAGACGGCGAAGTGGCACATCGGTTTGGGTTCAGAATCTGGCACCGCAGGATGCGGTATTGAAAGCGCTCATCGCGCTGCAACTGGAACAGGCCGGACGACGCCCGTTATTGTGCTCTTGGACGTTGCAACCGGATGCGCAAGCCGCGACGCAGCTCGAAGCCAACCGTTGCGCCGACATCGCCGTCATCGCGGGCGCCAGCGATGCCGATCTGAAAAATGCCCAGGCCTGGCAAAAATGGGCGGAAGCCCACCCCGGCCTGAGCGTGCAAATGTTTATGCCTTCCGGTTCAAAAGCGCCGAACGACGCCGCCGATTTCAGCGTCAGCTACCTCGGCACAAGCACGCATTAA
- a CDS encoding PAS domain-containing protein — translation MKDAKLRYETLLELVENAQDGIVIAEKEDQDTVLIYVNPAFEKLTGYTSDEILYQDCRFLQGDDTEQVPVQQIRQAIDESAPVRTILKNYRKDGAPFWNELSVTPFYDKTDGLTYYIGIQKDVTEIVELKQSLEAAQARIAELEAQLPAK, via the coding sequence ATGAAAGATGCGAAGCTGCGTTACGAAACGCTTTTAGAGTTGGTTGAAAATGCTCAGGACGGAATCGTCATCGCGGAAAAGGAAGACCAGGACACGGTGTTGATTTATGTGAACCCGGCGTTTGAAAAATTGACGGGGTACACGTCGGATGAAATCCTCTATCAGGATTGCCGATTCTTGCAAGGCGACGACACGGAACAAGTGCCGGTGCAACAAATCCGCCAAGCGATTGACGAGAGTGCGCCGGTGCGTACCATTCTGAAAAATTACCGTAAGGACGGCGCGCCGTTTTGGAACGAGTTGAGCGTCACGCCGTTTTATGACAAGACCGATGGCTTGACCTATTATATTGGCATTCAAAAGGATGTGACCGAAATCGTCGAGTTGAAGCAGTCACTGGAAGCCGCGCAAGCTCGCATCGCTGAATTGGAAGCGCAGCTTCCGGCAAAGTAA
- a CDS encoding c-type cytochrome: protein MKTALTLIAAVGFSGSLFAMDISPYKVGEKLNAEQAKEMEKRFKERQVQDWQVPKAADIDKEPNAKEIRYGIQLLDKTVETVGPKVANPNLRYSGNSLNCTSCHIKGSDGLPGTMPFGIPFVNVMNDYPNFRKRSMTIGSPEDRVNGCMTRSQGGGKAMPNDSTEMKAIIAYFTWLSKGTNPHDAMQYTGLPNVDLPNRAADPKAGKSLYTEHCVACHQANGQGLKTATYGKDGSYTFPPLAGNDSFNNGAGMSRIITATKFIHANMPLGATYKSPVLSVGQAYDIAAYVESLPRATHPDRAKDFPNPNFRPADYPVPAYFNGDKAALEKAKYGPFDSKK from the coding sequence ATGAAAACAGCCCTTACGCTCATTGCGGCCGTCGGCTTTTCCGGCTCACTGTTCGCAATGGACATCAGTCCTTATAAAGTGGGCGAAAAACTCAATGCCGAACAGGCCAAGGAAATGGAAAAGCGCTTCAAGGAACGCCAGGTACAGGATTGGCAAGTCCCGAAAGCCGCCGATATCGACAAAGAGCCGAACGCCAAGGAAATTCGTTACGGCATTCAGTTGCTCGACAAAACCGTCGAGACCGTCGGCCCGAAAGTCGCCAATCCGAACCTGCGTTACTCCGGCAACTCCCTGAACTGTACCAGCTGCCACATCAAAGGTTCCGATGGGTTACCGGGCACCATGCCGTTCGGCATTCCATTCGTCAATGTCATGAACGACTACCCGAATTTTCGCAAACGCAGCATGACCATCGGTTCGCCAGAAGACCGAGTCAACGGCTGTATGACGCGTAGCCAGGGCGGCGGCAAGGCCATGCCGAACGATTCCACGGAAATGAAAGCCATCATCGCTTATTTCACCTGGCTGTCCAAGGGCACCAATCCGCATGACGCCATGCAATACACCGGCCTACCCAACGTTGACCTACCTAACCGCGCCGCCGACCCGAAAGCCGGCAAATCCTTGTATACGGAACATTGCGTCGCCTGCCACCAAGCCAACGGCCAAGGGTTGAAAACCGCGACTTACGGCAAAGACGGCAGTTACACTTTCCCGCCGTTGGCCGGTAACGACTCCTTCAACAACGGCGCGGGCATGAGCCGCATCATCACCGCCACCAAGTTCATTCACGCCAATATGCCGCTGGGTGCGACGTATAAATCGCCGGTGCTGAGCGTCGGCCAGGCTTATGATATTGCTGCCTATGTGGAATCTCTGCCGCGCGCCACCCATCCGGATCGCGCCAAGGATTTCCCGAATCCGAACTTCCGCCCGGCCGATTATCCGGTGCCGGCCTACTTCAACGGTGACAAAGCCGCGCTGGAAAAAGCTAAATACGGCCCTTTCGACAGCAAAAAATAA
- a CDS encoding glucosaminidase domain-containing protein yields MIRTSGLVPLSFIAFGLFISGCSESDTPAPAATTDTAQTAKPVQQPASIPEKPIAPPTPAKVDVKQQALPAIPKFIDFPAGPPRKQAFFDFMTPLVHRANDAVLEKRHRLQSIILKNDPSQNDQAWLKAQADLYGVEPFDFNQAADRTALLKRIDKVPTALALAQGANESAWGTSRFARQANNYFGQWCFTEGCGLVPKQRSKGAIHEVRAFKHPYDSVVSYIHNLNSHSTYAKLRSIRAKTRADNQPLTGLEMAEGLVNYSARKHEYVKELQSMIRYNKLTQYNQKP; encoded by the coding sequence ATGATTCGCACGTCCGGACTTGTCCCACTTTCTTTCATTGCTTTCGGCCTGTTCATCAGCGGCTGCTCCGAATCGGACACCCCCGCGCCAGCGGCCACGACCGACACAGCACAAACGGCGAAACCCGTTCAACAACCGGCATCCATACCCGAAAAGCCAATCGCCCCTCCGACACCGGCCAAAGTCGACGTCAAACAGCAAGCCCTGCCGGCGATTCCGAAATTCATCGACTTCCCGGCCGGTCCGCCGCGCAAGCAAGCGTTTTTCGATTTCATGACTCCTTTGGTTCACCGCGCCAATGACGCGGTACTGGAAAAACGCCACCGCTTGCAATCGATTATTCTGAAAAACGACCCCAGCCAAAACGACCAGGCCTGGCTAAAAGCGCAGGCCGACCTATACGGCGTGGAGCCGTTTGATTTCAACCAGGCCGCCGACCGCACCGCGCTGCTGAAACGCATCGACAAGGTGCCAACCGCTTTGGCGCTGGCGCAAGGCGCCAATGAAAGCGCCTGGGGCACCTCCCGATTTGCCCGCCAGGCCAATAACTATTTCGGCCAATGGTGTTTTACCGAAGGCTGCGGCTTGGTCCCGAAACAACGTAGCAAAGGCGCGATTCATGAAGTCCGGGCCTTCAAGCACCCTTACGATTCGGTGGTCAGTTACATCCACAATCTGAACAGCCACAGCACTTATGCCAAGCTGCGCAGCATCCGAGCGAAAACCCGCGCCGACAACCAACCCCTGACCGGTCTGGAAATGGCTGAAGGGTTGGTGAATTATTCCGCCCGAAAACACGAATATGTCAAAGAATTACAGAGCATGATTCGTTACAATAAGCTCACACAATACAATCAAAAACCTTAA
- the luxS gene encoding S-ribosylhomocysteine lyase, whose amino-acid sequence MPLLDSFTVDHKIMKAPAVRVAKTMTTPGGDTITVFDLRFNKPNVDMMGEKGIHTLEHLFAGFIRAHLNADDVEIIDVSPMGCRTGFYMSLIGTPDEQRVADAWMKAMQDVLNVAKMEDIPELNEYQCGTYKMHSLDEAKAIAQNIIDHGIGINKNDELAMDTDTLRKLGNEV is encoded by the coding sequence ATGCCACTACTCGACAGCTTCACCGTTGACCACAAAATCATGAAAGCCCCGGCGGTTCGCGTCGCCAAAACCATGACAACCCCGGGCGGCGACACCATCACCGTGTTCGACCTGCGCTTCAACAAGCCGAATGTCGACATGATGGGCGAAAAAGGCATCCATACCTTGGAACACCTGTTTGCCGGTTTTATCCGTGCGCACCTCAATGCCGATGATGTCGAAATCATCGACGTATCGCCGATGGGTTGTCGCACCGGTTTTTACATGAGCTTGATTGGTACGCCGGACGAGCAACGCGTGGCCGATGCTTGGATGAAAGCCATGCAAGACGTCTTGAACGTGGCCAAAATGGAAGACATTCCGGAACTGAACGAATACCAGTGCGGCACTTACAAGATGCACTCGCTGGACGAAGCCAAAGCCATCGCCCAGAACATCATCGACCACGGCATCGGCATCAATAAAAACGACGAACTGGCGATGGACACCGACACCTTGCGCAAGCTTGGCAACGAGGTGTAA
- the mtnN gene encoding 5'-methylthioadenosine/S-adenosylhomocysteine nucleosidase has protein sequence MKVAIIGAMEEEVALLRNQIQNLTTEVHGGFEYYLGQIDGLDVVLLRSGIGKVNAAIGTALLIKLYEPDYVINTGSAGGFHADLEVGDIVISAAVCHHDVDVTPFGYARGQVPGHPENYTADPGLVEIAKNSIEALQEVSHMHGLIATGDRFMHLPDDVETTRGHFPEMIACEMEAAAVAQTCHAFDVPFVIIRSLSDIAGKENAVTFEQYLDQAATHSARLILEMLKEMKTQSAA, from the coding sequence ATGAAAGTCGCCATTATCGGAGCCATGGAAGAAGAGGTGGCGTTGCTGCGCAACCAGATTCAAAACCTGACCACCGAAGTCCACGGTGGGTTTGAATATTATCTCGGTCAAATTGACGGACTGGACGTGGTGTTGCTACGTTCCGGCATCGGCAAAGTCAACGCCGCCATCGGCACCGCCTTGCTGATTAAGTTGTACGAACCGGATTACGTCATCAACACCGGTTCGGCGGGCGGCTTTCATGCGGACTTGGAGGTGGGCGATATTGTCATCAGCGCGGCCGTCTGCCATCACGATGTGGACGTCACGCCTTTCGGCTATGCCCGCGGCCAAGTTCCGGGCCACCCGGAAAACTACACCGCCGACCCAGGCCTGGTGGAAATCGCCAAAAACAGTATTGAAGCGTTACAGGAAGTCAGCCATATGCATGGTTTGATTGCCACCGGTGACCGTTTTATGCACTTGCCGGACGATGTGGAGACCACCCGCGGTCACTTTCCGGAAATGATTGCCTGTGAAATGGAAGCCGCCGCCGTGGCGCAAACCTGCCATGCTTTTGACGTGCCGTTTGTCATTATCCGCTCACTGTCGGACATTGCCGGCAAGGAAAACGCGGTGACATTCGAACAGTATCTCGATCAGGCGGCGACTCATTCGGCCCGTTTGATTTTGGAAATGTTAAAGGAAATGAAAACGCAATCCGCCGCTTAA
- a CDS encoding putative bifunctional diguanylate cyclase/phosphodiesterase produces MTQLAHNLTQEPRLEQLKTERRSKKAPGEPELWGTESTDDKANFHRLLGELQSRFSDSVDVAYLIESEVNQRTADLYRKANYDSLTHLPNRGYFHDILDKLVQGATEKDTIFSLLFLDLDGFKQVNDTLGHHIGDELLRYVSGRLVSSVRDGDIVSRLGGDEFVILLSDVSSREDIEVICNRIVTEISRPYWFDGVEVLTSTSIGVSQFPQDSKLSSELIEQADEALYVAKSKGKKTFRFYDDVKFEVPVKSHELQQAFEDAIQASQFQTYVEPQIDLKQSRIVGGYISLEWVKADGSRQPFEDWQVLLKNSGYEETLGLWLLDTACFYLRQWSQCDAELVVTVPVLDALWQKDDFLTLLLQRLVQYGITANQLQLAFAMDKFDQFDGQLVEKLKELSEAGFQMTLTGLGATPLNLPVLSGLNVQEFKFDQAWLKTQMASAAGRKWIQALIQMGQGLDACMIATGLDEESEAVALKQWGCSLGQGPYWTQPIDAQSFEQLLT; encoded by the coding sequence ATGACTCAGTTAGCACACAATTTGACTCAGGAACCACGACTGGAGCAGTTGAAAACCGAACGCCGCAGTAAAAAAGCGCCGGGTGAGCCGGAACTGTGGGGGACGGAATCAACCGACGATAAAGCCAATTTTCATCGGCTGTTGGGTGAATTGCAGTCTCGCTTTTCCGATTCGGTGGATGTGGCTTATTTGATTGAATCGGAAGTGAATCAGCGCACGGCGGACTTGTACCGTAAAGCGAATTACGATTCCTTGACGCATTTGCCGAATCGCGGCTATTTTCATGACATTCTCGATAAGCTGGTTCAGGGCGCGACGGAAAAGGACACCATTTTTTCATTGCTGTTTTTGGATCTGGACGGCTTTAAGCAGGTCAATGATACGCTTGGTCACCACATTGGTGACGAGCTGCTGCGTTACGTCAGCGGCCGTTTGGTGTCGTCGGTGCGCGACGGCGATATTGTCAGTCGCTTAGGCGGTGACGAATTCGTGATTTTATTGTCGGATGTGTCGTCCCGTGAGGACATCGAAGTTATTTGTAACCGCATCGTGACCGAAATTTCTCGCCCTTATTGGTTTGATGGCGTGGAAGTGCTGACGTCCACCAGCATCGGGGTGTCGCAATTCCCGCAGGATTCCAAACTGTCTTCCGAATTGATTGAACAGGCCGACGAAGCTTTATACGTGGCGAAATCGAAAGGCAAAAAAACCTTCCGTTTTTACGACGACGTGAAATTCGAAGTGCCGGTGAAGTCGCATGAGTTGCAACAGGCTTTCGAAGACGCGATTCAAGCATCGCAGTTTCAGACGTATGTCGAACCGCAGATTGACTTAAAACAAAGCCGTATTGTCGGCGGTTACATTTCATTGGAATGGGTCAAAGCGGATGGCAGTCGTCAGCCTTTTGAAGATTGGCAGGTGTTGCTGAAAAACAGTGGTTATGAAGAGACGCTGGGTTTGTGGCTGTTGGACACGGCCTGTTTTTACCTGAGACAGTGGTCGCAATGTGATGCGGAACTGGTGGTGACAGTGCCGGTGTTGGATGCGTTATGGCAAAAAGACGACTTTTTGACATTGTTGCTGCAACGTCTGGTGCAATATGGCATTACCGCCAATCAACTGCAATTGGCATTCGCCATGGACAAATTCGATCAGTTTGATGGTCAGTTGGTCGAGAAGCTGAAAGAGTTGTCCGAAGCCGGTTTTCAGATGACCTTGACCGGATTGGGCGCAACGCCGCTGAATTTGCCGGTGCTGTCCGGATTGAACGTGCAGGAATTCAAATTCGACCAGGCCTGGCTGAAAACGCAAATGGCTTCGGCCGCCGGTCGAAAATGGATTCAAGCGTTGATTCAGATGGGGCAGGGCTTGGATGCCTGCATGATTGCCACCGGGTTGGATGAGGAGTCTGAAGCCGTGGCCCTGAAACAATGGGGGTGCTCATTGGGGCAAGGGCCTTATTGGACGCAACCCATCGATGCGCAATCCTTCGAGCAGCTTCTTACCTAA